One genomic region from Nymphaea colorata isolate Beijing-Zhang1983 chromosome 10, ASM883128v2, whole genome shotgun sequence encodes:
- the LOC116262983 gene encoding rapid alkalinization factor-like gives MAKLGVQLFTAMAAALLVAASLTGEAEAGLLSGESGVGWLPGRPACDGTIGECFGWEAEEMGMDSESNRRILQTNQYISYEALKRNSIPCSTGGASYYNCRPGAEANPYTRSCNDITRCARS, from the coding sequence ATGGCTAAGCTCGGCGTTCAGTTGTTTACGGCAATGGCAGCGGCGCTGCTGGTTGCGGCGTCGTTGACGGGGGAAGCAGAGGCGGGGCTGCTGAGCGGGGAGAGTGGGGTCGGGTGGCTGCCTGGAAGGCCGGCGTGCGATGGGACGATCGGTGAGTGCTTTGGCTGGGAGGCCGAGGAGATGGGGATGGACTCGGAGAGCAACCGGCGGATCCTGCAGACAAACCAGTACATCAGCTACGAGGCGCTGAAGAGGAACAGCATCCCCTGCTCCACCGGCGGCGCCTCTTACTACAACTGCCGCCCCGGCGCAGAGGCCAACCCCTACACCCGCAGCTGCAACGACATCACCCGCTGTGCCCGCTCTTAA
- the LOC116263126 gene encoding protein RALF-like 1 produces the protein MATLCSRFILMVVVALVVSSDAGLLSGEGGDQLGWLHGRRACESSIEECMGGEQIGMESEINRRILQAASQYIGYGALIKGSTPCSVSGASYYNCRPGAEANPYTRSCSVITRCARS, from the coding sequence aTGGCGACTCTTTGCTCCCGTTTCATcctgatggtggtggtggcattgGTTGTCTCATCGGACGCAGGCTTGCTTAGTGGGGAGGGAGGCGACCAGCTGGGGTGGCTGCATGGGCGGCGGGCATGCGAGAGCTCCATCGAGGAGTGCATGGGAGGGGAGCAGATAGGGATGGAGTCGGAGATCAACCGGCGGATCCTGCAGGCGGCGTCGCAGTACATCGGCTACGGAGCTCTGATCAAGGGGAGCACGCCCTGCTCCGTCAGCGGCGCTTCCTACTACAACTGCCGCCCCGGCGCAGAGGCCAACCCTTACACCCGCTCCTGTTCCGTCATCACCCGCTGCGCCCGCTCTTAG
- the LOC116263256 gene encoding uncharacterized protein LOC116263256, translating to MASNGVGGTGENCDISKGASFIFHAVIPSSKPNPSISPDLPSPHRGVQWESDTTLHENVGRLLIGSIMYTFTVQQDRERKRWQVALRAHWNSQATRLPHLERAVPHQ from the exons ATGGCGTCTAACGGGGTAGGCGGCACTGGGGAGAACTGCGACATCTCCAAAGGAGCATCGTTCATCTTTCACGCAGTAATTCCTAGCAGTAAGCCAAACCCATCCATTTCTCCTGATCTGCCCTCCCCTCATCGAGGCGTACAATGGGAAAGCGACACGACGCTCCACGAAAATGTCGGCCGGTTGCTCATCGGCTCCATCATGTACACTTTTACAGTTCAACAAGacagggaaagaaagagatggcAAGTGGCCCTAAGAGCCCACTGGAACAGTCAGGCAACCAG GCTTCCGCATCTTGAGCGCGCGGTCCCTCATCAATAA
- the LOC116263133 gene encoding protein RALF-like 33 encodes MVNPRDPFLLATAIAFLACALLSGEVEVGSLSGENELGWAASWSACDGTTGECLGGEEAEEMAMDSESNRRILQGTGNYISYRGLHRDPSCPIHGVSYYQCSRPAPLNDPYKRPCTFRNECARGSPPF; translated from the coding sequence atgGTGAACCCGAGAGACCCCTTCCTCCTGGCGACAGCAATAGCGTTCTTGGCATGCGCCTTGTTGAGCGGAGAGGTGGAAGTCGGCTCGCTGAGCGGGGAGAACGAGCTGGGGTGGGCAGCGTCCTGGTCGGCGTGCGACGGGACAACTGGGGAGTGCTTGGGGGGAGAGGAAGCCGAGGAGATGGCCATGGATTCCGAGAGCAACCGGCGGATCCTGCAGGGTACTGGCAATTACATTTCATACAGGGGACTGCATCGCGATCCCTCATGCCCAATTCACGGAGTTTCCTACTACCAGTGCAGTAGACCAGCGCCGTTGAACGACCCTTACAAGCGCCCCTGCACCTTCCGCAACGAATGTGCGCGTGGTAGCCCGCCATTCTAG
- the LOC116263046 gene encoding rapid alkalinization factor-like — protein MANQRGPCFLAMEVAFLGAALMTLEVGASSLSGEGGLGWAAAWPACGGATGGCLESGEEAEEMAMDSESNRRILQDTTHLSYAALLRDSTPCKHPGSPYSNCRPNAVNPYTRPCADITGCGRHQVPATRLRD, from the coding sequence ATGGCGAACCAGAGAGGCCCCTGTTTCCTGGCCATGGAGGTAGCGTTCTTGGGTGCCGCCTTGATGACTTTGGAGGTGGGCGCCTCCTCGCTGAGCGGGGAGGGCGGGCTGGGTTGGGCAGCGGCCTGGCCGGCGTGCGGTGGGGCCACCGGGGGGTGCTTAGAATCAGGGGAGGAAGCGGAGGAGATGGCCATGGACTCGGAGAGCAACCGGCGGATCCTGCAGGACACGACGCACTTGAGTTATGCGGCGCTGCTCAGGGACTCGACCCCCTGCAAACACCCCGGATCTCCCTACTCCAACTGCCGACCAAATGCTGTCAACCCTTACACCCGCCCTTGCGCCGACATCACCGGCTGTGGCCGCCATCAAGTTCCGGCAACCCGCCTTCGAGACTGA